The following are from one region of the Capsicum annuum cultivar UCD-10X-F1 chromosome 1, UCD10Xv1.1, whole genome shotgun sequence genome:
- the LOC107854859 gene encoding premnaspirodiene oxygenase-like gives MKWKNSNSQTKRLPPSPWKLPLLGSMFHLLGGILHHVLRDLSKNYGPLMHLQLGEVSLVVVTFPDVAKQVLKTHDLAFASRPKDLAVQILFYNGTNIVFSPYGNYWRQMCKICLLELLSAKNVKSFSSIRRDKVLYMVEFFRSSSSELVNTTKRIYQFASSMTCRSTFRKVHKEEDKFILLVRQASHLLEGFNVADVFPSLKFLHVLCGMKGKIMNVHHELDAILENIVNEHKNNGELGGEGLFAALLRLKKEGGLQFPVTNDNIKAIVYDMFAAGTDTSSTTIDWATVEMIKNPSVLANSQAEVRNAFREKETFDENDVEELKYLKLVIKETFRLHPLFPLLLPRECREEVDISDYTIPLKTKVMVNVWAIGRDPKYWNDAESFKPERFEHNYVDFIGNNFEYLPFGSGRRVFPGISFALANIYFPLAQLLYQFDW, from the exons ATGAAATGGAAGAATTCCAATAGCCAAACCAAAAGATTACCTCCAAGTCCATGGAAATTACCTCTACTTGGAAGCATGTTTCATTTATTAGGTGGAATTCTGCATCATGTCCTTAGAGATTTATCCAAAAACTATGGACCACTTATGCATCTTCAATTAGGTGAAGTTTCTCTAGTTGTTGTTACTTTTCCTGACGTGGCCAAACAAGTACTAAAAACTCATGATCTTGCTTTTGCATCCAGGCCTAAAGATTTGGCTGTGCAGATTCTCTTTTATAACGGGACTAATATTGTCTTTTCCCCTTATGGCAATTACTGGAGACAAATGTGTAAAATTTGTCTCTTGGAGTTGCTTAGTGCCAAAAATGTTAAGTCATTCAGCTCTATTAGACGAGATAAAGTTCTCTATATGGTTGAATTTTTTCGTTCATCTTCTAGTGAGCTAGTAAATACAACAAAAAGGATTTATCAATTTGCAAGTTCTATGACATGTAGATCAACATTCAGAAAAGTACACAAGGAGGAGGACAAATTTATACTACTGGTGAGACAAGCATCACACTTGCTAGAAGGATTTAATGTGGCTGATGTATTTCCATCACTAAAATTTCTTCATGTTCTGTGTGGAATGAAGGGTAAAATTATGAATGTCCACCATGAGTTAGATGCCATTTTAGAAAACATCGTCAATGAGCACAAGAACAATGGTGAATTAGGAGGTGAAGGTTTATTTGCTGCACTGCTAAGATTAAAGAAAGAGGGAGGCCTTCAATTTCCAGTCACCAATGACAACATCAAAGCTATTGTTTAT GACATGTTTGCTGCTGGAACAGACACTTCATCAACAACAATTGATTGGGCCACGGTAGAAATGATAAAGAATCCAAGTGTACTAGCGAACTCTCAAGCAGAGGTAAGAAACGCCTTCAGAGAAAAAGAAACTTTTGATGAAAATGATGTTGAGGAGTTGAAATATCTAAAGTTGGTCATTAAAGAAACTTTTAGGCTCCATCCTCTATTTCCCCTTTTGCTCCCAAGAGAATGTAGGGAAGAAGTAGACATAAGCGACTACACTATTCCTTTGAAAACAAAAGTTATGGTTAATGTATGGGCTATTGGAAGAGATCCAAAATATTGGAATGATGCAGAAAGCTTTAAACCTGAAAGATTTGAGCACAACTATGTGGATTTTATAGGTAATAACTTTGAATATCTTCCCTTCGGTAGTGGAAGGAGGGTTTTCCCTGGGATATCATTTGCTTTAGCTAATATTTACTTTCCACTTGCTCAATTGTTGTATCAATTCGATTGGTAA